The proteins below are encoded in one region of Amycolatopsis magusensis:
- a CDS encoding ABA4-like family protein, which produces MMSTLFDLTFVLVAPFWALMILAPGWSWTRRILSSPLVFAPPALLYLVIAVPRLAEVLPAVAQPSLTGLQELMAEPGAATLVWAHIIAFDLFVGRWMYLENREVGVHPLLMAPLLVLTILLAPIGALVWLVIRSVAGRSRAAREPVLAEPGQTAK; this is translated from the coding sequence ATGATGTCCACCCTGTTCGACCTGACCTTCGTGCTGGTTGCGCCGTTCTGGGCGCTGATGATCCTGGCGCCCGGGTGGTCGTGGACCCGGCGGATCCTGTCCTCGCCGCTGGTGTTCGCCCCGCCCGCGCTGCTCTACCTGGTGATCGCCGTGCCGCGGCTGGCCGAGGTGCTGCCCGCGGTGGCGCAGCCGTCGCTGACCGGGCTGCAGGAGCTGATGGCCGAGCCGGGCGCGGCGACCCTGGTGTGGGCGCACATCATCGCCTTCGACCTGTTCGTCGGGCGGTGGATGTACCTGGAGAACCGGGAAGTCGGCGTGCACCCGCTGCTGATGGCGCCGCTACTGGTGCTGACCATCCTGCTCGCCCCGATCGGCGCGCTGGTCTGGCTGGTCATCCGCTCGGTTGCAGGGCGATCGCGAGCAGCTCGCGAGCCGGTCCTCGCGGAGCCCGGCCAGACGGCCAAATAG
- a CDS encoding cupin domain-containing protein — translation MSKQPTSLDDVLAGFDQAWSPRIVAFVNDYDVRVAKFAGEHVWHVHENTDEFFLVLDGEIRIGLRDGEEREVVLRKGDTFVVPRGVYHKPSSVDGASVLLFEPTGTLSVGDRHDPVPEHVDETTGHVVS, via the coding sequence ATGAGCAAGCAACCCACCTCCCTCGACGACGTACTGGCCGGATTCGACCAGGCGTGGAGCCCGCGCATCGTCGCCTTCGTCAACGACTACGACGTGCGCGTGGCCAAGTTCGCCGGCGAGCACGTGTGGCACGTGCACGAAAACACCGACGAGTTCTTCCTGGTACTGGACGGGGAAATCCGCATCGGCCTACGCGACGGCGAAGAACGCGAGGTCGTGCTGCGCAAGGGAGACACCTTCGTCGTGCCGCGCGGCGTGTACCACAAGCCGTCCTCAGTGGACGGTGCGTCCGTGCTCCTCTTCGAGCCGACCGGCACCCTCTCCGTCGGCGACCGGCACGACCCGGTCCCCGAACACGTCGACGAAACCACGGGCCACGTGGTGTCCTGA
- a CDS encoding LysR family transcriptional regulator produces the protein MPLPARVSDLTSYDLLLSVAELGSIGRAARAHGMSQPAASVRLRQLESQAGAPLLERGARGARLTTEGQLVASWAQPVLDAASDLETGIAALRADRDSHVRIAASLTVAEYLLPRWLIALKAVDPGTVVALTSGNSADVAAQVLAGEVELGFVESPDIPEGLQAKEVARDELVLVVAPSHPWATRRRRPRAAELAATPLVSREPGSGTRQALERALRAHVDGALAEPALEVSSTTAIKAAAVGGIGPAVLSAHAVAPELAAGTLVRLGVPDLDLGRRLRAIWPSGRAPRGPARELLAIALQPSG, from the coding sequence ATGCCCCTGCCCGCGCGCGTGAGCGACCTCACCAGCTACGACCTGCTGCTCAGCGTCGCCGAACTGGGCAGCATCGGCCGTGCCGCGCGAGCGCACGGCATGTCGCAGCCGGCTGCGAGCGTGCGGCTGCGGCAGTTGGAGTCGCAGGCGGGCGCGCCGCTGCTCGAACGCGGCGCTCGTGGCGCGCGGCTGACCACCGAAGGGCAGTTGGTCGCGAGCTGGGCTCAGCCGGTGCTCGACGCGGCGTCCGACCTGGAGACCGGGATCGCCGCGCTGCGGGCCGATCGCGACAGCCACGTGCGGATCGCGGCCAGTCTCACCGTCGCCGAATACCTGTTGCCGCGCTGGCTGATCGCGCTCAAGGCGGTCGACCCCGGCACGGTGGTCGCGCTGACCTCCGGCAACTCCGCCGACGTCGCCGCCCAGGTGCTCGCCGGGGAGGTCGAACTGGGCTTCGTGGAGAGCCCGGACATCCCGGAAGGCTTGCAGGCCAAGGAAGTTGCCCGCGATGAGCTGGTGCTGGTGGTCGCGCCGTCGCACCCGTGGGCCACGCGTCGCCGTCGCCCACGGGCCGCTGAGCTGGCGGCGACGCCGCTGGTCAGCCGCGAGCCCGGTTCGGGCACGCGCCAGGCATTGGAACGGGCTCTGCGGGCGCACGTCGATGGTGCGCTCGCAGAGCCCGCGCTCGAGGTGTCGTCGACCACCGCGATCAAGGCCGCGGCGGTCGGCGGGATCGGGCCCGCCGTGCTCAGCGCGCACGCCGTCGCCCCCGAGCTGGCGGCGGGCACGCTGGTCCGGCTCGGCGTGCCGGACCTGGACCTCGGCAGGCGCTTGCGGGCTATTTGGCCGTCTGGCCGGGCTCCGCGAGGACCGGCTCGCGAGCTGCTCGCGATCGCCCTGCAACCGAGCGGATGA
- a CDS encoding TDT family transporter — translation MTSTLPRPLPTCAPEFGPNLFASIMGTGIVATAAASLPLGFPGLRPAATLVWAVAAVLLVVVSAMALTRLRRSSLEDPVMAQFWGAPPMALCTVGSGALLLGKDWIGLDAALAVDWTLWTIGTAIGLGTAIWVPVKMMTTQQVRESHTFAGWLMPVVPPMVSASGGALLVPHLPPEFRLTMVLGCYAMFGVSLFATLCLLPQIWQRLVLGRSDSVPTVWIVLGPLGQSITAANLLAGPAATVLPAPYGQAAVAFGLLYGVPTLGFALVWSAIAALLTGRAARRGLPFTLSWWSFTFPVGTVVTGASALFARVHSGLFAVVAVTGYVVLVGAWLTVAPRTLRYRRSLWGTTSTSTWTPAQRWPRRSRRTGVPSATN, via the coding sequence GTGACCAGCACGCTGCCCCGCCCCCTGCCCACCTGCGCGCCCGAATTCGGCCCCAACCTCTTCGCCTCGATCATGGGCACCGGCATCGTGGCCACCGCCGCGGCCTCCCTGCCACTGGGCTTCCCCGGGCTGCGCCCGGCCGCGACCCTGGTCTGGGCCGTGGCCGCGGTACTGCTGGTGGTGGTCTCCGCGATGGCGCTGACCCGGCTGCGGCGGTCGTCGCTGGAGGACCCGGTGATGGCGCAGTTCTGGGGCGCGCCGCCGATGGCGTTGTGCACCGTGGGTTCCGGGGCCCTGCTGCTGGGCAAGGACTGGATCGGCCTGGACGCCGCGCTCGCCGTCGACTGGACACTGTGGACGATCGGCACGGCGATTGGCCTGGGCACGGCGATCTGGGTGCCGGTGAAGATGATGACCACGCAGCAGGTGCGGGAGTCGCACACCTTCGCGGGCTGGTTGATGCCGGTGGTGCCGCCGATGGTGTCCGCTTCCGGTGGCGCACTGCTGGTGCCGCACCTGCCGCCGGAGTTTCGGCTCACCATGGTGCTGGGCTGCTACGCGATGTTCGGCGTGAGCCTGTTCGCCACGTTGTGCCTGCTGCCGCAGATCTGGCAGCGCCTGGTGCTGGGGCGGTCGGACAGCGTGCCGACGGTGTGGATCGTGCTCGGGCCGCTGGGGCAGTCGATCACCGCCGCGAACCTGCTCGCCGGGCCCGCCGCCACGGTGCTGCCCGCCCCCTACGGCCAGGCGGCGGTCGCGTTCGGCCTCCTCTACGGCGTACCGACGCTGGGTTTCGCGCTGGTGTGGTCGGCCATCGCCGCCTTGCTGACCGGACGCGCCGCCCGCCGGGGGCTGCCGTTCACGTTGTCCTGGTGGAGCTTCACCTTCCCGGTCGGCACCGTGGTGACCGGGGCGAGCGCGCTGTTCGCCCGTGTCCACTCCGGACTGTTCGCGGTGGTCGCCGTCACGGGGTACGTGGTGCTGGTGGGCGCTTGGCTGACCGTCGCGCCACGAACGCTGCGCTACCGTCGCAGCCTGTGGGGGACGACGAGTACGTCCACCTGGACACCGGCGCAACGGTGGCCGAGGAGGTCGCGGCGCACCGGCGTCCCTTCAGCCACGAACTGA
- a CDS encoding type I restriction endonuclease, with amino-acid sequence MEIRERAQALALKIRKHKASIETEEATKNAFVMPFISTVLGYDVFNPAEVIPEFTADVGTKKGEKIDYAIAHDGQVQVLVEVKKINDPLRIEHASQLFRYFAVTNARIAILTNGEVYEFYTDLDAPNRMDSKPFLVLDFSDIDDTLLPELAKLTKESFDLPSVISAAGELKYIGQLKRVLAAQFKQPEDEWVKFLTTRVYEGSFTQRVRDQFLPLVDKAARQFLNEQVNDRLKNALGDPDVYVGVSGSAAEPAANESSQPGADSAQKAADGAAEVFTTEAEIEGYRIVRAIVCSEVPAARVVARDTKTYFGVLLDDNNRKPIARLWFNRSKWYLGVFDENKVETRLPITAVEDIYAHADQLRDTVSRYLDKPNVVEPVHASTVRLVAT; translated from the coding sequence ATGGAGATCAGGGAACGGGCGCAAGCGCTGGCGCTGAAGATCCGTAAGCACAAGGCGAGCATCGAGACCGAGGAGGCGACCAAGAACGCGTTTGTCATGCCGTTCATCAGCACGGTGCTCGGCTATGACGTGTTCAACCCGGCCGAGGTGATTCCGGAGTTCACCGCGGATGTCGGGACCAAGAAGGGCGAGAAGATCGATTACGCGATCGCCCACGACGGGCAGGTCCAGGTGCTGGTCGAGGTCAAGAAGATCAACGACCCGCTGCGCATCGAGCACGCGTCCCAGTTGTTCCGGTACTTCGCGGTGACCAACGCGCGGATCGCGATCCTGACCAACGGTGAGGTCTACGAGTTCTACACCGACCTGGACGCGCCCAACAGGATGGACTCGAAACCGTTCCTGGTCCTGGACTTCTCCGACATCGACGACACGTTGCTGCCCGAACTCGCCAAGCTCACCAAGGAATCCTTCGATCTGCCCTCGGTGATCAGCGCGGCCGGAGAACTGAAGTACATCGGGCAGCTCAAGCGCGTGCTGGCTGCTCAGTTCAAGCAGCCGGAGGACGAGTGGGTCAAGTTCCTGACCACGCGCGTCTACGAGGGTTCCTTCACGCAGCGGGTGCGCGACCAGTTCCTCCCGCTCGTCGACAAAGCGGCCCGGCAGTTCCTCAACGAGCAGGTCAACGACCGGCTGAAGAACGCGCTCGGTGATCCCGATGTCTACGTCGGCGTTTCCGGTAGCGCGGCGGAGCCTGCCGCCAACGAATCGTCGCAGCCTGGAGCGGATTCTGCGCAGAAGGCCGCCGATGGTGCTGCTGAGGTTTTTACCACCGAAGCCGAGATAGAGGGTTATCGCATCGTCCGGGCTATCGTGTGCAGTGAGGTACCAGCGGCCAGGGTGGTCGCACGCGACACGAAGACCTACTTCGGTGTTCTCCTGGACGACAACAATCGCAAGCCGATCGCTCGACTCTGGTTCAACCGGTCGAAGTGGTACTTGGGAGTCTTCGACGAGAACAAGGTCGAAACCCGTCTTCCCATCACCGCGGTCGAGGACATCTACGCACATGCGGACCAGTTGAGGGATACGGTGTCACGTTATCTCGACAAGCCGAACGTCGTCGAACCCGTCCACGCTTCGACGGTGAGGCTCGTGGCCACCTGA